In one Caloranaerobacter sp. TR13 genomic region, the following are encoded:
- a CDS encoding XdhC family protein, translating to MEYKVLEKITEQVRLNKKVALAVITRVEGSSPREQGAMMAVLEDGKTYGTIGGGKLELVVTEYAKKCIANGKNETYRLKLNDEEGSLHMKCGGQADVFIKVFKPNYKLLIVGGGHIAFKLYEIGKILGLYTVIFEDREEYCRKDRFPEADELKLGSIEESLKNYPIDENCYIVIVTRGHKFDEIALKTVIYSKAKYIGMIGSVNKTKYVFDNLRRQGVSDDILGKVFAPIGLKLGGHTPEEIALSIMSEILLIKNNGVLKHMKELMMKDDKEL from the coding sequence ATGGAGTATAAGGTTTTAGAAAAGATAACTGAACAGGTTAGATTAAATAAAAAAGTGGCTTTAGCTGTCATTACTAGAGTTGAAGGTTCTTCTCCAAGAGAACAGGGGGCAATGATGGCTGTGCTAGAGGATGGTAAAACATATGGAACTATAGGTGGGGGAAAATTGGAATTGGTAGTTACTGAATATGCTAAAAAATGTATAGCAAATGGAAAGAATGAAACATATAGACTTAAGCTTAATGATGAAGAAGGGAGTCTACATATGAAATGTGGAGGGCAAGCAGATGTTTTCATTAAGGTTTTTAAACCTAATTATAAACTTTTAATTGTAGGCGGTGGACATATTGCATTTAAGTTATATGAAATAGGTAAAATATTAGGATTATATACGGTAATATTTGAAGACAGAGAAGAATATTGTAGAAAAGATAGATTTCCTGAAGCAGATGAATTAAAATTAGGAAGTATCGAAGAAAGTTTAAAAAATTATCCTATAGATGAGAATTGTTATATAGTAATAGTTACTAGGGGACATAAGTTTGATGAAATAGCACTCAAGACTGTAATATATAGTAAAGCTAAGTACATTGGTATGATAGGAAGTGTTAATAAAACAAAGTATGTATTTGACAATTTAAGGAGGCAAGGAGTATCTGATGATATATTAGGTAAGGTTTTTGCTCCAATAGGTTTAAAATTAGGAGGACATACACCAGAAGAAATAGCTTTAAGTATTATGTCAGAAATACTTCTTATTAAGAATAATGGAGTGCTAAAGCATATGAAAGAACTTATGATGAAGGATGATAAAGAACTGTGA
- the mocA gene encoding molybdenum cofactor cytidylyltransferase: MISGIILASGFSRRMERDKLLLDINGMTIIERVIKTVCESYVDEVIMIYRKNEIKEIAKRYGIKTVFNKRAKLGQSEAVKLGIISSSKDVKGYMFFMGDQPFLKVEAINNIINVFKSGKYQLVVPIFDGKRGNPVIFSRDLRQQLLNISGDIGGRAVIQGLGDKVGFVYFNNRKIGMDIDTWENYLNCREWG; the protein is encoded by the coding sequence TTGATTTCAGGCATTATATTAGCTTCTGGTTTTTCTAGAAGAATGGAAAGAGATAAACTATTACTTGATATTAACGGTATGACTATTATCGAAAGAGTTATAAAAACAGTTTGTGAATCTTATGTTGATGAAGTGATAATGATATATAGAAAGAATGAGATAAAGGAAATAGCTAAAAGATATGGTATTAAAACTGTTTTCAATAAAAGAGCGAAATTAGGGCAGAGTGAGGCTGTAAAACTTGGTATTATTTCATCTTCAAAAGATGTAAAAGGTTATATGTTTTTTATGGGAGATCAGCCGTTTTTGAAAGTAGAAGCAATAAATAATATAATAAATGTATTTAAATCGGGAAAGTATCAATTAGTAGTGCCAATTTTTGATGGTAAAAGAGGTAACCCTGTTATTTTTTCAAGAGATTTAAGGCAGCAGTTATTAAATATATCTGGAGATATTGGTGGAAGAGCTGTAATACAAGGTTTAGGTGACAAAGTAGGATTTGTATATTTTAATAATAGAAAAATTGGGATGGATATAGATACTTGGGAAAATTATTTAAATTGTAGGGAGTGGGGTTAG
- the yqeB gene encoding selenium-dependent molybdenum cofactor biosynthesis protein YqeB: MTEDIVFIRGGGDIATGIAHKLYRCGFRVLVLEIEWPTVIRRKVSFAQAIFDGETVVEGVKAVKVTNEEEIFMSWNNDYIPVLIDSQLNILEKIKPDILVDSILAKKNLGTNKNMAPITIGVGPGFKAGEDVHVVVETNRGHNLGKLIFDGFAEPDTKIPQEVMGYTSERVLRAPCDGIIKNVFDIGDYVSKGQIVTYVNGEPVKALIDGVIRGLIMNNTLVKNGFKIGDIDPRGIKEYCFTISDKARAVGGGVLEAILYLKTRRGSF, translated from the coding sequence ATGACGGAAGATATAGTTTTTATACGAGGTGGAGGCGATATTGCAACTGGTATTGCCCATAAATTATATAGATGTGGATTTAGAGTATTAGTATTAGAAATAGAATGGCCTACTGTAATAAGAAGGAAGGTTTCTTTTGCCCAGGCAATATTTGATGGTGAAACTGTTGTTGAAGGAGTAAAAGCTGTAAAAGTAACTAATGAAGAAGAAATATTCATGTCATGGAATAATGATTACATACCAGTTTTAATAGATAGTCAATTGAATATCTTAGAAAAAATAAAACCTGATATTTTAGTAGATTCTATATTAGCTAAAAAAAATTTAGGTACAAATAAAAATATGGCACCAATAACAATAGGTGTTGGGCCTGGCTTTAAAGCAGGAGAAGATGTTCATGTAGTTGTTGAAACAAATAGAGGGCATAACCTTGGAAAACTTATTTTTGATGGATTTGCAGAGCCAGATACTAAAATACCACAAGAGGTTATGGGTTATACTTCAGAAAGAGTATTAAGAGCTCCTTGTGATGGTATCATTAAAAATGTTTTTGATATTGGTGATTATGTTAGTAAAGGGCAGATAGTTACATATGTAAATGGAGAACCTGTAAAAGCTTTGATTGATGGTGTGATAAGAGGATTAATTATGAATAATACTTTAGTTAAAAATGGGTTTAAAATTGGTGACATAGATCCAAGAGGAATAAAGGAGTATTGTTTTACAATATCAGATAAAGCTAGAGCTGTTGGTGGAGGAGTTCTAGAAGCAATACTTTACCTTAAGACAAGAAGGGGGAGTTTTTAA
- a CDS encoding AAA family ATPase encodes MALIHVKMFNTPTVIKDGKKITFPLRKAEALFYYLVVNREATRDELVALLWGELSETKAKKNLRNTMYKIRKSFEMDIIISPQKQIVMLNPEIDLHVDLDVFLSDSDNDIKAYSGEFLQGFLVKDAQKFDEWLLSTRENFKDIYISKLYKKINESQFKNEYDLVENYAKLLIEADEFDEKAHRILMKLYSNKGAYNRAIDIYNRLLKRLDDELGITPELETRELYENILFRRNLYEKKNLSNKEFFYGRNKELQFLERNYKKFIYDKDSKPVLIIGEAGIGKTKLKDKFLSIIDKKDVYIIEANCYQVEEDYLLKPWNTILDKLINIIQIEKIDIPVLWKNIISSIFPVFADESIQLNINPVEKIDSLKYQVVEDVILSIFKKVSRRKKILLIFEDLHWMDDMSLSLLGKIILHDENNNINLLGTLRNVCSYKIEKFIALLSKYNRVEKICLSRFTKNEVEDFLSKALPEHKFSEELKNRIYEETEGNTFFLVEFLNTVKEKGNINFMTSKIQDILKSRLLDISEDGRKIINIISLFFDEASLDIIKEVSGKNEFEIIEIIDELKNKYIIKEIIQEDRISYKFTHQKLREFIYFEQSQAMRRLLHNKVGLILEGSLKNNNSDMLLYPKLIYHFSNGGNKLATLKYSIKNVNKYLDFSHELFPELTNMPVKDQGYLYITKDRAVRYLDDIEKLLDEVKEREGLTEEITKLEIAFFHMKGRYLIKEGEYDKGTDYIKKVINRSIEIGEYKYALKGYRQMIYYSIQTHNNDIMKKYLDLGLKLARQLEYKKDMAILLRLKGVNKIMSGEYRKAEELLKESIKMFTILNQNEDRYSLNIAAAYNYIGEIRRHNMSFSTALTFYDKAIKICEDKKVIRGLTIFTTSAGQAAYDMGDYHRARQYLRKALNVYNQIDTLWGRSTAEGYMALLYVQEGKYREALECLKRADSFSKKLKSPYELGLVYRVKAEIRGKMDNNRNLYIIFKDYLNKELKYYCDKGIEYLTEVKQCYEIDILKTFKKRNYSVKS; translated from the coding sequence ATGGCTTTAATACATGTAAAGATGTTTAATACCCCTACTGTAATAAAGGATGGCAAAAAAATAACTTTTCCTTTAAGAAAAGCAGAAGCTTTGTTTTACTATTTAGTAGTAAATAGAGAAGCAACTAGAGATGAGTTAGTTGCACTTTTGTGGGGAGAACTTTCAGAAACAAAAGCAAAAAAGAATTTGAGAAATACGATGTATAAGATAAGAAAATCTTTTGAGATGGATATTATCATATCTCCACAAAAACAGATTGTTATGTTAAATCCTGAAATAGATTTACATGTAGATTTGGATGTTTTTTTATCCGATAGCGATAATGATATTAAAGCGTATTCAGGAGAGTTTTTACAGGGTTTTTTGGTTAAAGACGCTCAAAAATTTGATGAATGGCTGCTAAGTACAAGAGAGAACTTTAAAGATATATATATATCAAAGCTTTATAAAAAAATAAACGAAAGTCAATTTAAAAATGAATATGATTTAGTTGAAAATTATGCAAAATTATTAATCGAAGCTGATGAATTTGATGAAAAGGCACATAGAATTTTGATGAAACTTTATAGCAATAAAGGAGCTTATAATAGAGCTATTGATATTTACAACAGGCTGCTAAAGAGATTAGATGATGAGTTAGGAATAACTCCTGAGTTAGAAACTAGAGAGTTATATGAAAATATTTTATTTAGGAGAAATTTGTACGAAAAGAAAAATTTGAGTAATAAAGAATTTTTTTATGGAAGAAATAAAGAACTTCAATTTCTAGAGAGAAACTATAAGAAATTCATATATGATAAAGATTCAAAGCCAGTTCTTATAATAGGGGAAGCTGGAATAGGTAAAACGAAACTTAAAGATAAATTTTTAAGTATTATAGACAAGAAAGATGTGTATATAATTGAAGCTAATTGTTACCAAGTGGAAGAAGATTATTTACTTAAACCATGGAATACTATACTTGATAAACTTATTAATATTATCCAAATTGAAAAAATAGATATTCCAGTTTTGTGGAAAAATATTATCTCTTCTATATTTCCTGTATTTGCAGATGAATCAATACAGCTTAATATAAATCCAGTTGAAAAAATAGATAGTTTAAAGTATCAAGTTGTTGAAGATGTAATTTTAAGTATTTTTAAAAAAGTTTCTAGAAGAAAGAAAATATTACTTATATTTGAAGATTTACATTGGATGGATGATATGAGTTTATCTTTACTTGGCAAAATAATTTTACATGATGAAAATAATAATATAAATTTATTAGGCACTTTAAGAAATGTATGTAGTTATAAAATTGAGAAGTTTATAGCACTTTTGAGTAAATACAATAGAGTAGAAAAAATTTGCTTAAGTAGGTTTACGAAAAATGAGGTAGAAGATTTTTTAAGCAAAGCTCTTCCAGAGCATAAATTTTCTGAAGAATTAAAAAATAGGATTTATGAAGAAACAGAAGGCAATACTTTTTTTCTAGTTGAATTTCTAAACACAGTAAAAGAAAAAGGTAATATAAACTTTATGACTTCAAAAATTCAAGACATATTAAAAAGCAGATTACTAGATATTTCTGAGGATGGTAGGAAAATAATAAATATCATTTCATTATTTTTTGATGAAGCAAGTCTAGATATCATAAAAGAAGTAAGTGGAAAAAATGAGTTTGAAATTATTGAAATTATCGACGAATTAAAAAACAAATATATAATTAAGGAAATAATTCAAGAAGACAGAATAAGTTATAAATTTACTCATCAAAAATTAAGAGAGTTTATATATTTTGAACAATCTCAGGCTATGAGAAGACTACTTCATAATAAAGTTGGGCTTATATTAGAGGGTAGTTTAAAGAATAATAACAGCGATATGCTCTTATATCCAAAGCTTATATACCATTTTTCTAATGGAGGCAATAAGTTAGCTACTTTAAAGTATAGTATAAAAAATGTCAATAAGTATTTAGATTTCAGCCATGAACTTTTCCCTGAATTAACAAATATGCCAGTTAAGGACCAAGGATATTTGTATATAACAAAAGATAGAGCTGTTAGGTATTTAGACGATATTGAGAAATTACTTGATGAAGTAAAGGAAAGGGAAGGTCTGACTGAAGAGATTACAAAGCTTGAGATAGCGTTTTTCCATATGAAGGGCAGATATTTAATAAAAGAAGGTGAATATGACAAAGGAACTGATTATATTAAGAAAGTTATTAATAGGTCTATTGAGATTGGAGAATACAAGTATGCATTAAAGGGCTATAGACAAATGATATATTATTCTATTCAGACCCATAATAACGATATTATGAAAAAATATCTAGATTTAGGTTTGAAGCTTGCTAGACAGCTTGAATACAAAAAGGATATGGCTATTTTATTAAGGCTTAAAGGTGTAAATAAGATTATGTCTGGTGAATACAGAAAAGCTGAAGAGCTTTTGAAGGAATCTATAAAAATGTTTACAATACTTAATCAGAATGAAGATAGATATTCACTAAATATAGCAGCTGCCTATAACTATATAGGAGAGATAAGAAGACATAACATGAGTTTTTCAACAGCATTAACATTTTATGATAAAGCTATTAAAATTTGTGAAGACAAAAAGGTAATAAGAGGGCTTACAATATTTACGACAAGTGCCGGACAAGCAGCTTATGATATGGGGGACTATCATAGGGCAAGACAGTATTTAAGAAAAGCATTGAATGTATATAACCAAATTGATACACTTTGGGGGCGTTCAACTGCTGAAGGATACATGGCACTTTTATATGTACAAGAAGGCAAGTATAGAGAAGCTTTAGAGTGCTTAAAAAGAGCAGATTCTTTTTCTAAAAAGTTAAAAAGCCCGTATGAATTGGGATTGGTATATAGAGTCAAAGCTGAGATTAGAGGCAAAATGGATAATAATAGAAATTTATATATCATATTTAAAGACTATCTCAATAAAGAGCTTAAATATTATTGTGATAAGGGGATTGAATATTTAACAGAAGTGAAACAATGTTATGAAATAGATATATTAAAAACATTTAAGAAAAGAAATTATAGTGTAAAGAGTTAG
- the yqeC gene encoding selenium cofactor biosynthesis protein YqeC has protein sequence MKLFKALDIDSQIKELICFVGAGGKTTTMFKLARELKGLGCKVLVTTTTAIFKPIKEEYDNLIITNSLNLKDFDNINKGTVTVLGREISKENKLLGLDKIFIEKLYNSKLFDHILVEADGSKRKPIKAPASYEPVLPCNATKVVGLIGLDCIGRKIYDDSVHRPEIFCQITGSNIGEIIDEEKIFKIVVSDNGIFKNTTQYCARYLILNKCDTDREKRCGINIVKKVISSKYKLSKILIGQMKDNEITYIWSDKI, from the coding sequence ATGAAGCTATTTAAAGCTTTAGATATAGATTCTCAAATTAAGGAACTTATTTGTTTTGTAGGAGCAGGTGGAAAAACGACTACTATGTTTAAATTGGCTAGAGAGTTAAAAGGTCTAGGCTGTAAAGTTCTAGTTACCACAACGACAGCTATTTTTAAACCTATTAAAGAAGAGTATGACAACCTTATAATTACAAATTCATTAAACTTAAAAGATTTTGATAATATTAATAAAGGCACAGTAACAGTATTGGGCAGAGAAATTTCTAAAGAAAATAAACTCTTGGGATTAGATAAGATATTTATTGAGAAATTATATAATTCAAAGCTGTTTGATCATATACTAGTTGAAGCTGATGGCTCGAAGCGAAAACCTATCAAAGCGCCTGCAAGCTATGAACCTGTATTGCCTTGTAATGCAACCAAAGTAGTTGGGTTGATAGGATTAGATTGTATTGGCAGAAAGATATATGATGACAGTGTTCATAGACCAGAAATATTTTGCCAGATTACAGGTAGTAATATAGGAGAAATTATAGATGAGGAAAAGATTTTTAAAATAGTTGTTTCAGATAACGGGATTTTCAAAAATACAACTCAATATTGTGCTAGGTATCTTATACTAAACAAATGCGATACAGATAGAGAAAAAAGATGTGGAATAAATATAGTGAAGAAGGTAATAAGTAGTAAATACAAGCTGTCTAAAATTTTGATAGGACAAATGAAAGATAACGAAATCACTTATATATGGAGTGATAAAATTTGA
- a CDS encoding molybdopterin-binding protein, whose product MIKVKVEDAVGMVLGHDLTKIVPGKFKGAAFKKGHIIKEDDIKVLKDMGKNHIYVLDLKKGYLHEDEAAKRISELVAGEGLYFTGPSEGKINIKAKYRGLLKVNIDVLSRVNNIDMVILATLHNNTLVERDTTVAGTRIIPLVIEEEKIRKVEEIAKKHGEVLSIRRLKKMNVGIVVTGTEVYQGRIEDKFGPVLKEKLKKYDCNLIGIKYAPDDPHMIKEATQRLVDEGSKVILVSGGMSVDADDVTPNAIRDMADTVITYGSPVLPGAMFMLAYVKDITLIGIPACGMYHKTTIFDLVFPRIIIEEKLTKKDIISLAHGGLCLGCEICKYPICPFGK is encoded by the coding sequence ATGATCAAAGTTAAGGTGGAAGATGCAGTTGGTATGGTTTTAGGACATGATTTAACTAAAATTGTTCCTGGAAAATTTAAAGGGGCTGCATTTAAGAAAGGACATATTATAAAAGAAGATGACATAAAAGTATTAAAAGACATGGGGAAAAATCATATTTATGTTTTAGATTTAAAGAAAGGTTATCTGCATGAAGATGAAGCTGCAAAAAGAATAAGTGAACTAGTTGCTGGTGAAGGTCTTTATTTTACTGGTCCTTCAGAGGGAAAGATAAATATTAAAGCTAAGTATAGAGGGTTGTTGAAAGTAAATATAGATGTATTATCCAGAGTTAATAATATAGATATGGTTATACTAGCTACATTACATAATAATACATTAGTAGAAAGAGATACAACTGTCGCAGGAACTAGAATAATACCTCTTGTGATAGAAGAAGAAAAAATTAGAAAGGTCGAAGAAATAGCTAAAAAACATGGGGAGGTTCTATCTATTAGAAGACTAAAAAAAATGAATGTAGGAATTGTAGTAACTGGAACAGAAGTATATCAAGGTAGAATAGAAGATAAGTTTGGGCCTGTTCTTAAAGAAAAGTTAAAAAAGTATGACTGTAATTTAATTGGAATAAAATATGCTCCTGATGACCCTCATATGATAAAAGAAGCTACTCAAAGACTTGTTGACGAAGGATCAAAGGTTATACTTGTATCTGGAGGAATGTCAGTAGACGCAGATGATGTTACACCAAATGCTATTAGAGATATGGCTGATACAGTTATTACTTATGGCTCACCTGTTTTACCTGGAGCAATGTTTATGCTTGCATATGTTAAAGACATTACATTAATAGGAATACCTGCTTGTGGCATGTATCATAAGACTACAATATTTGACTTAGTTTTTCCAAGAATAATAATTGAAGAAAAGTTAACTAAAAAAGATATTATATCGTTGGCTCATGGGGGGCTTTGTCTAGGATGTGAAATATGTAAATATCCTATATGCCCATTTGGCAAGTAG